A genomic stretch from Telopea speciosissima isolate NSW1024214 ecotype Mountain lineage chromosome 7, Tspe_v1, whole genome shotgun sequence includes:
- the LOC122668102 gene encoding ultraviolet-B receptor UVR8-like isoform X5, producing the protein MVCSLSVKLCYWGDFGRLGHGNSSDLFTPQPIKALHGLRIKQIACGDSHCLAVTIEGEVQSWGRNQNGQLGLGHTEDSLVPQKIKAFQGISVKMIAAGAEHTAAVTEDGKLYGWGWGRYGNLGLGDRNDRLIPQHVSAVDGQKMVLVACGWRHTISVSSSGVLYTYGWSKYGQLGHGDFEDHLIPQRLEALHDDFISQISGGWRHTMAVTSDGRLYGWGWNKFGQVGVGDNVDYCSPVQVKFPQEQKVVQISCGWRHTLAVTEEQNVFSWGRGTNGQLGHGDSIDRNIPKIIETLTVDGSSCRQIESSRVESLSGKTWVSPSERYAIVPDETMQGQTVVPTKGNVTDVSVPQTDGKRMRI; encoded by the exons ATGGTGTGTTCCTTATCTGTTAAACTATGTTATTG GGGTGATTTTGGAAGATTAGGTCATGGTAACTCCAGTGACTTGTTTACCCCTCAACCAATCAAAGCTTTACATGGTTTGAGGATAAAGCAAATCGCTTGTGGGGATAGCCATTGCTTGGCAGTCACTATTGAGGGCGAGGTGCAGAG ttGGGGGAGAAATCAAAATGGCCAACTTGGTCTTGGTCATACTGAGGACTCACTTGTGCCACAAAAAATTAAAGCCTTTCAG GGAATATCTGTGAAAATGATTGCAGCTGGTGCTGAACATACTGCTGCAGTCACAGAGGATGGCAAGCTCTATGGTTGGGGCTGGGGTCGATACGGGAACTTGGGTTTAGGTGACAGAAATGATCGTTTGATCCCTCAGCATGTTTCTGCTGTTGAT GGACAGAAAATGGTTCTGGTTGCATGTGGATGGCGGCATACAATATCTGTTTCGTCTTCCGGGGTTTTATATACCTATGGATGGAGCAAATATGGTCAGCTGGGACATGGCGACTTTGAGGATCACCTTATTCCTCAACGGTTGGAAGCTTTGCATGATGATTTTATTTCTCAG ATATCTGGTGGTTGGCGCCACACCATGGCAGTGACATCTGATGGAAGACTTTATGGCTGGGGATGGAATAAG TTTGGACAGGTTGGTGTCGGTGATAACGTTGACTACTGCTCTCCAGTGCAAGTGAAATTTCCACAGGAACAG AAAGTAGTGCAAATCTCTTGTGGATGGAGGCACACACTTGCTGTGACAGAAGAACAGAACGTTTTTTCTTGGGGTAGGGGTACAAATGGACAACTTGGACATGGTGACTCTATTGACCG AAATATTCCCAAGATTATAGAGACTTTAACTGTTGATGGATCTAGTTGTCGACAGATAGAATCATCGAGGGTTGAATCATTATCAG GCAAGACTTGGGTTTCACCATCAGAGAGATATGCAATTGTTCCAGACGAAACA ATGCAGGGGCAAACTGTGGTTCCAACCAAGGGCAATGTCACTGATGTAAGTGTGCCACAGACTGATGGCAAACGGATGCGAATATAA
- the LOC122668102 gene encoding ultraviolet-B receptor UVR8-like isoform X2, producing MANEETSSATGPARRIVLISAGASHSVLLLSGHVVCSWGRGEDGQLGHGDAEDRLSPTQMSALDGHEIVSVTCGADHTIAYSEALMQAYSWGWGDFGRLGHGNSSDLFTPQPIKALHGLRIKQIACGDSHCLAVTIEGEVQSWGRNQNGQLGLGHTEDSLVPQKIKAFQGISVKMIAAGAEHTAAVTEDGKLYGWGWGRYGNLGLGDRNDRLIPQHVSAVDGQKMVLVACGWRHTISVSSSGVLYTYGWSKYGQLGHGDFEDHLIPQRLEALHDDFISQISGGWRHTMAVTSDGRLYGWGWNKFGQVGVGDNVDYCSPVQVKFPQEQKVVQISCGWRHTLAVTEEQNVFSWGRGTNGQLGHGDSIDRNIPKIIETLTVDGSSCRQIESSRVESLSGKTWVSPSERYAIVPDETGQTVVPTKGNVTDVSVPQTDGKRMRI from the exons CTGGCCATGTTGTTTGCTCTTGGGGACGAGGAGAGGATGGACAGTTAGGCCATGGAGATGCTGAAGATCGACTTTCCCCCACCCAAATGAGTGCATTAGATGGTCATGAAATTGTCTCAGTTACATGTGGAGCTGATCATACCATTGCATATTCAGAAGCTCTGATGCAAGCGTATAGTTGGGGATG GGGTGATTTTGGAAGATTAGGTCATGGTAACTCCAGTGACTTGTTTACCCCTCAACCAATCAAAGCTTTACATGGTTTGAGGATAAAGCAAATCGCTTGTGGGGATAGCCATTGCTTGGCAGTCACTATTGAGGGCGAGGTGCAGAG ttGGGGGAGAAATCAAAATGGCCAACTTGGTCTTGGTCATACTGAGGACTCACTTGTGCCACAAAAAATTAAAGCCTTTCAG GGAATATCTGTGAAAATGATTGCAGCTGGTGCTGAACATACTGCTGCAGTCACAGAGGATGGCAAGCTCTATGGTTGGGGCTGGGGTCGATACGGGAACTTGGGTTTAGGTGACAGAAATGATCGTTTGATCCCTCAGCATGTTTCTGCTGTTGAT GGACAGAAAATGGTTCTGGTTGCATGTGGATGGCGGCATACAATATCTGTTTCGTCTTCCGGGGTTTTATATACCTATGGATGGAGCAAATATGGTCAGCTGGGACATGGCGACTTTGAGGATCACCTTATTCCTCAACGGTTGGAAGCTTTGCATGATGATTTTATTTCTCAG ATATCTGGTGGTTGGCGCCACACCATGGCAGTGACATCTGATGGAAGACTTTATGGCTGGGGATGGAATAAG TTTGGACAGGTTGGTGTCGGTGATAACGTTGACTACTGCTCTCCAGTGCAAGTGAAATTTCCACAGGAACAG AAAGTAGTGCAAATCTCTTGTGGATGGAGGCACACACTTGCTGTGACAGAAGAACAGAACGTTTTTTCTTGGGGTAGGGGTACAAATGGACAACTTGGACATGGTGACTCTATTGACCG AAATATTCCCAAGATTATAGAGACTTTAACTGTTGATGGATCTAGTTGTCGACAGATAGAATCATCGAGGGTTGAATCATTATCAG GCAAGACTTGGGTTTCACCATCAGAGAGATATGCAATTGTTCCAGACGAAACA GGGCAAACTGTGGTTCCAACCAAGGGCAATGTCACTGATGTAAGTGTGCCACAGACTGATGGCAAACGGATGCGAATATAA
- the LOC122668102 gene encoding ultraviolet-B receptor UVR8-like isoform X4 gives MANEETSSATGPARRIVLISAGASHSVLLLSGHVVCSWGRGEDGQLGHGDAEDRLSPTQMSALDGHEIVSVTCGADHTIAYSEALMQAYSWGWGDFGRLGHGNSSDLFTPQPIKALHGLRIKQIACGDSHCLAVTIEGEVQSWGRNQNGQLGLGHTEDSLVPQKIKAFQGISVKMIAAGAEHTAAVTEDGKLYGWGWGRYGNLGLGDRNDRLIPQHVSAVDISGGWRHTMAVTSDGRLYGWGWNKFGQVGVGDNVDYCSPVQVKFPQEQKVVQISCGWRHTLAVTEEQNVFSWGRGTNGQLGHGDSIDRNIPKIIETLTVDGSSCRQIESSRVESLSGKTWVSPSERYAIVPDETMQGQTVVPTKGNVTDVSVPQTDGKRMRI, from the exons CTGGCCATGTTGTTTGCTCTTGGGGACGAGGAGAGGATGGACAGTTAGGCCATGGAGATGCTGAAGATCGACTTTCCCCCACCCAAATGAGTGCATTAGATGGTCATGAAATTGTCTCAGTTACATGTGGAGCTGATCATACCATTGCATATTCAGAAGCTCTGATGCAAGCGTATAGTTGGGGATG GGGTGATTTTGGAAGATTAGGTCATGGTAACTCCAGTGACTTGTTTACCCCTCAACCAATCAAAGCTTTACATGGTTTGAGGATAAAGCAAATCGCTTGTGGGGATAGCCATTGCTTGGCAGTCACTATTGAGGGCGAGGTGCAGAG ttGGGGGAGAAATCAAAATGGCCAACTTGGTCTTGGTCATACTGAGGACTCACTTGTGCCACAAAAAATTAAAGCCTTTCAG GGAATATCTGTGAAAATGATTGCAGCTGGTGCTGAACATACTGCTGCAGTCACAGAGGATGGCAAGCTCTATGGTTGGGGCTGGGGTCGATACGGGAACTTGGGTTTAGGTGACAGAAATGATCGTTTGATCCCTCAGCATGTTTCTGCTGTTGAT ATATCTGGTGGTTGGCGCCACACCATGGCAGTGACATCTGATGGAAGACTTTATGGCTGGGGATGGAATAAG TTTGGACAGGTTGGTGTCGGTGATAACGTTGACTACTGCTCTCCAGTGCAAGTGAAATTTCCACAGGAACAG AAAGTAGTGCAAATCTCTTGTGGATGGAGGCACACACTTGCTGTGACAGAAGAACAGAACGTTTTTTCTTGGGGTAGGGGTACAAATGGACAACTTGGACATGGTGACTCTATTGACCG AAATATTCCCAAGATTATAGAGACTTTAACTGTTGATGGATCTAGTTGTCGACAGATAGAATCATCGAGGGTTGAATCATTATCAG GCAAGACTTGGGTTTCACCATCAGAGAGATATGCAATTGTTCCAGACGAAACA ATGCAGGGGCAAACTGTGGTTCCAACCAAGGGCAATGTCACTGATGTAAGTGTGCCACAGACTGATGGCAAACGGATGCGAATATAA
- the LOC122668102 gene encoding ultraviolet-B receptor UVR8-like isoform X3, whose product MANEETSSATGPARRIVLISAGASHSVLLLSGHVVCSWGRGEDGQLGHGDAEDRLSPTQMSALDGHEIVSVTCGADHTIAYSEALMQAYSWGWGDFGRLGHGNSSDLFTPQPIKALHGLRIKQIACGDSHCLAVTIEGEVQSWGRNQNGQLGLGHTEDSLVPQKIKAFQGISVKMIAAGAEHTAAVTEDGKLYGWGWGRYGNLGLGDRNDRLIPQHVSAVDGQKMVLVACGWRHTISVSSSGVLYTYGWSKYGQLGHGDFEDHLIPQRLEALHDDFISQFGQVGVGDNVDYCSPVQVKFPQEQKVVQISCGWRHTLAVTEEQNVFSWGRGTNGQLGHGDSIDRNIPKIIETLTVDGSSCRQIESSRVESLSGKTWVSPSERYAIVPDETMQGQTVVPTKGNVTDVSVPQTDGKRMRI is encoded by the exons CTGGCCATGTTGTTTGCTCTTGGGGACGAGGAGAGGATGGACAGTTAGGCCATGGAGATGCTGAAGATCGACTTTCCCCCACCCAAATGAGTGCATTAGATGGTCATGAAATTGTCTCAGTTACATGTGGAGCTGATCATACCATTGCATATTCAGAAGCTCTGATGCAAGCGTATAGTTGGGGATG GGGTGATTTTGGAAGATTAGGTCATGGTAACTCCAGTGACTTGTTTACCCCTCAACCAATCAAAGCTTTACATGGTTTGAGGATAAAGCAAATCGCTTGTGGGGATAGCCATTGCTTGGCAGTCACTATTGAGGGCGAGGTGCAGAG ttGGGGGAGAAATCAAAATGGCCAACTTGGTCTTGGTCATACTGAGGACTCACTTGTGCCACAAAAAATTAAAGCCTTTCAG GGAATATCTGTGAAAATGATTGCAGCTGGTGCTGAACATACTGCTGCAGTCACAGAGGATGGCAAGCTCTATGGTTGGGGCTGGGGTCGATACGGGAACTTGGGTTTAGGTGACAGAAATGATCGTTTGATCCCTCAGCATGTTTCTGCTGTTGAT GGACAGAAAATGGTTCTGGTTGCATGTGGATGGCGGCATACAATATCTGTTTCGTCTTCCGGGGTTTTATATACCTATGGATGGAGCAAATATGGTCAGCTGGGACATGGCGACTTTGAGGATCACCTTATTCCTCAACGGTTGGAAGCTTTGCATGATGATTTTATTTCTCAG TTTGGACAGGTTGGTGTCGGTGATAACGTTGACTACTGCTCTCCAGTGCAAGTGAAATTTCCACAGGAACAG AAAGTAGTGCAAATCTCTTGTGGATGGAGGCACACACTTGCTGTGACAGAAGAACAGAACGTTTTTTCTTGGGGTAGGGGTACAAATGGACAACTTGGACATGGTGACTCTATTGACCG AAATATTCCCAAGATTATAGAGACTTTAACTGTTGATGGATCTAGTTGTCGACAGATAGAATCATCGAGGGTTGAATCATTATCAG GCAAGACTTGGGTTTCACCATCAGAGAGATATGCAATTGTTCCAGACGAAACA ATGCAGGGGCAAACTGTGGTTCCAACCAAGGGCAATGTCACTGATGTAAGTGTGCCACAGACTGATGGCAAACGGATGCGAATATAA
- the LOC122668100 gene encoding probable receptor-like protein kinase At1g11050 yields MKLQYDFLFLEVVLFLSIGAANSVSVASNNISSCPMELGYIQTMPWDYSACKNYDLNGNHCCQTLLSVYGIAFAQRLKDTSLFQLPDLDTSIACLHDFQSKLDSLSLPSDLASSCFGNSERFVIAPHVCAGIETKQDWINKLGPTTPLDFGCHSDLSGTSCDACVTAGFKVQASLIAIDGNTSHATDCWYFTILYAGGIVNEFGPENTGTASCIFGLPIGSAMDGSSENHSTLVYALTGAGVAVLLMSCLFGFYIWWNRFRKGDSGDEFDVEELQGSKPRLRPNNVSIWFKIDELDKATNNFSQKNLIGRGGFGVVYKGTLSDGTAVAVKQITESDIQGDTEFCYELELISNLKHRNLVPLRGCCVTEEDDVERGKQRYLVYEFMPNGNLEDYLFGRMMKKQSLSWPQRKSIILDVAKGLAYLHYGVKPAIYHRDIKATNILLDADMKARVADFGLAKQSREGQSHLTTRVAGTHGYLAPEYALYGQLTEKSDVYSFGVVILEIMCGRKALDLSSSGSPRSFLITEWAWTLVKSGRIEEALDGSLLKDGDAANPNPMAIMERFVLVGILCSHVRVAPRPTILDALRMLEGDIEVPSIPDRPLPLSYPSCVTVIETPSAYHRNQTGSSRVCKLFQSNPSFLGELYITHEKMYS; encoded by the exons ATGAAGCTTCAATATGATTTCTTGTTCTTAGAAGTAGTTCTGTTTCTCTCAATTGGAGCTGCAAATTCAGTCTCAGTTGCTTCCAACAACATCTCTTCATGTCCAATGGAATTGGGCTATATACAGACGATGCCGTGGGACTACTCAGCCTGCAAGAACTACGACCTAAACGGCAACCATTGCTGCCAAACCCTTCTCAGCGTTTATGGAATTGCTTTTGCTCAGCGCCTCAAAGACACTTCACTCTTCCAGCTCCCTGACCTCGACACCTCTATAGCTTGCCTCCATGACTTCCAATCCAAGCTggattccctctctctcccttcagaCCTTGCTTCCTCCTGCTTCGGCAACTCTGAACGCTTCGTCATCGCTCCTCATGTCTGTGCAGGAATCGAAACCAAGCAAGATTGGATCAACAAGCTCGGACCCACTACACCTCTGGACTTTGGATGTCATTCTGATCTCTCTGGTACTTCTTGTGATGCCTGTGTCACTGCCGGGTTTAAGGTTCAAGCCAGTTTAATTGCTATTGATGGTAATACATCTCATGCCACTGATTGCTGGTACTTCACAATTCTCTACGCCGGTGGAATCGTCAATGAATTCGGACCTGAGAACACCGGCACTGCGTCCTGTATTTTTGGGCTACCAATTGGTTCTGCCATGGATGGAAGCAGCGAGAACCACTCGACTCTTGTGTATGCCTTAACTGGTGCTGGTGTGGCTGTGCTGCTTATGTCGTGTTTGTTTGGTTTCTATATCTGGTGGAATAGGTTCAGGAAAGGAGATTCTGGTGATGAGTTTGATGTAGAGGAGCTGCAGGGGTCGAAGCCTCGGTTAAGACCCAATAATGTCTCAATCTGGTTCAAGATTGATGAGCTTGATAAGGCTACAAATAATTTCTCACAGAAGAACTTGATTGGGAGAGGTGGGTTTGGAGTTGTGTACAAAGGGACCTTATCAGATGGAACTGCAGTTGCTGTGAAACAGATCACAGAATCAGATATTCAAGGGGATACAGAGTTCTGCTATGAACTTGAACTCATCAGCAATCTGAAGCACAGGAATCTAGTCCCCCTCAGAGGCTGCTGTGTTACAGAAGAGGATGATGTAGAGAGAGGCAAACAGAGGTACTTGGTCTATGAGTTCATGCCAAACGGGAACCTTGAAGATTATCTCTTTGGTAGAATGATGAAGaagcagtctctatcttggccTCAAAGGAAGAGTATAATCTTGGATGTGGCTAAGGGGCTTGCCTATCTTCACTATGGAGTGAAGCCTGCAATATATCACAGAGATATTAAGGCCACCAATATACTGTTGGATGCAGATATGAAGGCAAGAGTGGCAGACTTTGGGCTGGCCAAGCAAAGTAGAGAAGGGCAGTCTCATCTCACCACCAGAGTTGCCGGCACACATGGCTACTTGGCACCGGAGTATGCGCTCTACGGCCAGTTAACAGAGAAGAGtgatgtttatagctttggTGTGGTTATATTGGAGATAATGTGTGGGAGGAAAGCGCTGGACTTGTCATCCTCAGGCTCACCAAGGTCATTCCTGATTACAGAGTGGGCGTGGACACTGGTGAAATCaggaagaatagaagaagcttTGGATGGTTCGCTGCTGAAAGATGGGGATGCTGCAAATCCCAATCCAATGGCAATCATGGAGAGATTTGTGCTGGTTGGGATTCTCTGTTCTCATGTACGGGTGGCTCCAAGGCCCACCATCTTGGATGCATTGAGGATGCTGGAAGGAGACATTGAGGTTCCCTCAATTCCAGACAGGCCATTGCCTCTCAGCTACCCATCATGCGTTACAGTAATAGAAACACCTTCAGCATATCACC GTAATCAGACAGGAAGCTCTagg GTTTGTAAATTGTTCCAGAGCAACCCTTCCTTTTTAGGTGAATTGTACATTACTCACGAAAAGATGTATTCATGA
- the LOC122668102 gene encoding ultraviolet-B receptor UVR8-like isoform X1, with the protein MANEETSSATGPARRIVLISAGASHSVLLLSGHVVCSWGRGEDGQLGHGDAEDRLSPTQMSALDGHEIVSVTCGADHTIAYSEALMQAYSWGWGDFGRLGHGNSSDLFTPQPIKALHGLRIKQIACGDSHCLAVTIEGEVQSWGRNQNGQLGLGHTEDSLVPQKIKAFQGISVKMIAAGAEHTAAVTEDGKLYGWGWGRYGNLGLGDRNDRLIPQHVSAVDGQKMVLVACGWRHTISVSSSGVLYTYGWSKYGQLGHGDFEDHLIPQRLEALHDDFISQISGGWRHTMAVTSDGRLYGWGWNKFGQVGVGDNVDYCSPVQVKFPQEQKVVQISCGWRHTLAVTEEQNVFSWGRGTNGQLGHGDSIDRNIPKIIETLTVDGSSCRQIESSRVESLSGKTWVSPSERYAIVPDETMQGQTVVPTKGNVTDVSVPQTDGKRMRI; encoded by the exons CTGGCCATGTTGTTTGCTCTTGGGGACGAGGAGAGGATGGACAGTTAGGCCATGGAGATGCTGAAGATCGACTTTCCCCCACCCAAATGAGTGCATTAGATGGTCATGAAATTGTCTCAGTTACATGTGGAGCTGATCATACCATTGCATATTCAGAAGCTCTGATGCAAGCGTATAGTTGGGGATG GGGTGATTTTGGAAGATTAGGTCATGGTAACTCCAGTGACTTGTTTACCCCTCAACCAATCAAAGCTTTACATGGTTTGAGGATAAAGCAAATCGCTTGTGGGGATAGCCATTGCTTGGCAGTCACTATTGAGGGCGAGGTGCAGAG ttGGGGGAGAAATCAAAATGGCCAACTTGGTCTTGGTCATACTGAGGACTCACTTGTGCCACAAAAAATTAAAGCCTTTCAG GGAATATCTGTGAAAATGATTGCAGCTGGTGCTGAACATACTGCTGCAGTCACAGAGGATGGCAAGCTCTATGGTTGGGGCTGGGGTCGATACGGGAACTTGGGTTTAGGTGACAGAAATGATCGTTTGATCCCTCAGCATGTTTCTGCTGTTGAT GGACAGAAAATGGTTCTGGTTGCATGTGGATGGCGGCATACAATATCTGTTTCGTCTTCCGGGGTTTTATATACCTATGGATGGAGCAAATATGGTCAGCTGGGACATGGCGACTTTGAGGATCACCTTATTCCTCAACGGTTGGAAGCTTTGCATGATGATTTTATTTCTCAG ATATCTGGTGGTTGGCGCCACACCATGGCAGTGACATCTGATGGAAGACTTTATGGCTGGGGATGGAATAAG TTTGGACAGGTTGGTGTCGGTGATAACGTTGACTACTGCTCTCCAGTGCAAGTGAAATTTCCACAGGAACAG AAAGTAGTGCAAATCTCTTGTGGATGGAGGCACACACTTGCTGTGACAGAAGAACAGAACGTTTTTTCTTGGGGTAGGGGTACAAATGGACAACTTGGACATGGTGACTCTATTGACCG AAATATTCCCAAGATTATAGAGACTTTAACTGTTGATGGATCTAGTTGTCGACAGATAGAATCATCGAGGGTTGAATCATTATCAG GCAAGACTTGGGTTTCACCATCAGAGAGATATGCAATTGTTCCAGACGAAACA ATGCAGGGGCAAACTGTGGTTCCAACCAAGGGCAATGTCACTGATGTAAGTGTGCCACAGACTGATGGCAAACGGATGCGAATATAA